The Planctomycetota bacterium genomic interval GGACGACCAGCCTCTACGCCGACATCACTCGGCAGACACAGCACGTCACCTTCCACTACGCCTGGCACAACAACGGACGCCGCCACGAACAGACGCGATCGTTCGACATGACCTGGATTATGCCGCGTGAGATGGAACGCCTGCTCCGCCTCTGCGGCTTCCAGCTCGTCGACACCTTCGGCGATCACGACGGCAGCGACCTGGACGACGACAGCGAACGCCAGATCGTCCTCGCAAGACGCATCTGATCGGGTCGCAGACTCCGCGCAACTCTCAATGGTGGCTCGGCTGCTCGTGGTACCTTGCGGCCATGCGACGCAACCTGCGTTCGGATGACGAACGGTCGCTCGTTCGCCACGAGCTGACGCTTGATCTGCTGCCGGATCGATATGCGGTGTGCCGCACGGATCGCGAGGTCGGCCCGAGTGAAATCGAGGGCGTGCTCGTGGCCGTCGTGCGGTCACGTAGCGAGGCGATGCCGACGACGCTCATCTGCCCGGACGGCTCGGTCCCAGACGACATCGAGGCGGACTACGGCTGGCTGGTGGTGCGGCTTGTCGGCATCTTCGGATTCGGCGAGATTGGCGTGCTGGCGAGCCTGATCGTCCCGCTTGCCCACGCCGACATCCCGACCCTCGTCGTTGGCAGCTTCGAGACCGACTACGTCCTCGTGAAGACGGATCGCCCGGACCACCTTCGGCAGGTGCTCCAGGAAGCGGGGCACAGCTTCGTTGACACCACGTGACCCGCCGCCGGTATCTTTTCGCCGATGCAGGACGCGACGCCGCTCGAGAGCACGGAAGTCCAACCCGCTGCGACGCAGCCCACCGAACCCGCGGTGGAGCTGCCCGAATCGCTCAGCAAGCCGCCAATCAAGGAAGTCGATCGCTGGATCGACGGGATTATCGAGTACTTCAAAAATGAAGAGATCCGAACGGCGATGTTCGAAGCCGTCGCCCAGCGACTGATCCTGATCTTCATCGTCCTGATCGCGGCGATCGTCGTCATCCGGATCGTGAACAAAGTGCTGAGCGGTGTGCAGGTCGCGCGAGGCGTGCCAGAGGCGGCCGTGTTGCCGATTCGCAAGCTCGTCCGCGGACTGATTTTGCTGCTGGCGGCGCTGGTGACGCTGCAGTTGCTCGGCGTGCCGATGACGGCGGTCTGGGCGACGGTGAGCGCGGTCGTGGGCCTGGTCGCCATCGGCTTCGTCGCCGTCTGGAGCGTG includes:
- a CDS encoding mechanosensitive ion channel family protein, which produces MQDATPLESTEVQPAATQPTEPAVELPESLSKPPIKEVDRWIDGIIEYFKNEEIRTAMFEAVAQRLILIFIVLIAAIVVIRIVNKVLSGVQVARGVPEAAVLPIRKLVRGLILLLAALVTLQLLGVPMTAVWATVSAVVGLVAIGFVAVWSVLSNIACSIMLILFKPFRIGDHIELVDSAGGPNVTGRVSDLTLMYVILHEKLEDGTEQLVQIPNNLFFQKLVRRRSGKASVALEDHIDKHGFEAVEERAPAG
- a CDS encoding ACT domain-containing protein; its protein translation is MRRNLRSDDERSLVRHELTLDLLPDRYAVCRTDREVGPSEIEGVLVAVVRSRSEAMPTTLICPDGSVPDDIEADYGWLVVRLVGIFGFGEIGVLASLIVPLAHADIPTLVVGSFETDYVLVKTDRPDHLRQVLQEAGHSFVDTT